In one window of Microtus pennsylvanicus isolate mMicPen1 chromosome 2, mMicPen1.hap1, whole genome shotgun sequence DNA:
- the Nxt1 gene encoding NTF2-related export protein 1 → MASVDFKTYVDQACRAAEEFVNVYYTTMDKRRRLLSRLYMSTATLVWNGNAVTGQESLNEFFEMLPSSEFQINVVDCQPVHDEATPSQTTVLVVICGSVKFEGNKQRDFNQNFILTAQASPTNTVWKIASDCFRFQDWAS, encoded by the coding sequence ATGGCATCGGTAGATTTCAAGACCTACGTGGACCAGGCCTGCAGAGCTGCAGAGGAGTTCGTCAATGTCTACTACACCACCATGGATAAGCGGCGGCGGCTGCTGTCCCGCCTGTACATGAGCACGGCCACCTTAGTGTGGAATGGAAATGCTGTTACAGGACAAGAATCCTTGAATGAGTTTTTTGAGATGTTGCCttccagtgagttccagatcaacGTGGTAGACTGCCAGCCTGTCCATGATGAAGCTACACCAAGCCAGACCACAGTCCTTGTGGTGATCTGTGGATCAGTGAAGTTTGAGGGCAACAAACAGCGGGACTTCAACCAGAACTTCATCTTGACCGCCCAGGCCTCACCCACTAACACAGTGTGGAAGATAGCAAGTGACTGCTTCCGGTTCCAGGACTGGGCCAGCTAG